In a genomic window of Actinomycetota bacterium:
- the nhaA gene encoding Na+/H+ antiporter NhaA: protein MAAFKKILRPFLKFFQAEANSGVYLLASVILALIFANLWPDSYNALLDREFSPGFGDYSLDKPMIAWINEGLMTIFFLVVGLEIKRELLVGELATRKNAMLPVIAAAGGMIVPAGIYLALNASGDGLSGWGIPMATDIAFAVGVLALLKKRIPFALKVFLTALAIIDDIGAVIVIAFFYTGSISWAALAAGLGLFILLLLMNRLGVRLISVYLVLGFGLWLALLESGVHATIAGVLLALTIPARGPGRKGSKAEEPEAPLQRLERILEPWAAFLIVPVFAFANSGVVFEGSPLGSLGEPVGLGIILGLVIGKQAGIVLFSWIAIRLRIGSLPRKVTWRHLHGAACLAGIGFTMSLFITLLAFEDASQLVQAKTAILVASLIAGVLGGVLLYTAKRT from the coding sequence ATAGCTGCATTTAAAAAAATACTGCGTCCATTCCTCAAGTTCTTCCAGGCTGAAGCCAACAGCGGCGTCTACCTGCTGGCCAGCGTCATCCTGGCGCTAATATTCGCGAATCTTTGGCCTGACTCCTACAATGCGTTGCTCGACCGCGAGTTTTCGCCCGGCTTCGGGGACTACTCTCTCGATAAGCCGATGATCGCCTGGATCAACGAGGGACTGATGACGATCTTCTTCCTGGTAGTGGGCCTGGAGATCAAGCGGGAGCTATTGGTCGGCGAGCTTGCCACCAGGAAGAACGCCATGCTGCCGGTTATCGCCGCTGCAGGCGGCATGATCGTGCCTGCCGGCATCTACCTGGCGCTCAATGCTTCGGGAGATGGGCTCAGCGGTTGGGGCATCCCTATGGCCACCGATATCGCCTTCGCCGTCGGGGTACTCGCCCTGTTGAAGAAGCGGATCCCCTTCGCCCTCAAGGTCTTCCTGACAGCCCTGGCGATCATCGATGACATCGGCGCCGTGATCGTCATCGCGTTCTTCTATACGGGATCGATCTCCTGGGCTGCTCTGGCAGCCGGACTGGGACTCTTCATCCTGCTCCTGTTGATGAACAGGCTGGGCGTAAGGTTGATCTCCGTCTACCTTGTTCTGGGTTTCGGGCTCTGGCTCGCCCTGCTGGAATCCGGAGTCCACGCGACGATCGCCGGCGTGCTGCTGGCGCTGACCATCCCGGCCCGGGGTCCAGGAAGAAAGGGCTCGAAGGCTGAGGAGCCCGAGGCGCCACTGCAGCGGCTGGAACGGATACTGGAGCCGTGGGCCGCCTTCCTGATCGTGCCGGTCTTTGCTTTCGCCAACTCAGGGGTCGTTTTTGAGGGGAGTCCGCTTGGCTCTCTGGGCGAACCGGTCGGACTCGGTATAATCCTGGGCCTGGTGATAGGCAAACAGGCTGGCATCGTGCTGTTTTCATGGATCGCCATCAGGCTGCGGATCGGTTCGCTGCCCCGCAAGGTCACCTGGCGGCATCTGCACGGCGCCGCCTGCCTGGCGGGAATAGGCTTTACCATGTCGCTCTTCATCACCCTGCTGGCATTCGAGGATGCTTCCCAGCTGGTACAGGCGAAGACGGCGATCCTGGTAGCGTCGCTGATCGCGGGTGTCCTGGGAGGGGTGCTGCTGTACACGGCGAAACGCACGTAA
- a CDS encoding universal stress protein, which yields MKKILVPVDGSPSSKKAAELAIDMAKITGDSIVALRVIDVESYAGQWEFMRDKVEDELTRDANAILDDVEKQASGRSVVVEKVIRYGDSSHEIIAYARENQDSISSIMMGSAGRRGIARAFVGSTASRVVRQVGAEVPCPVTVVPA from the coding sequence ATGAAAAAGATCCTTGTACCGGTCGACGGCAGCCCCTCTTCGAAGAAGGCCGCCGAACTGGCGATCGATATGGCGAAAATCACGGGGGATTCGATAGTAGCGCTGCGCGTCATCGATGTGGAAAGCTACGCCGGCCAGTGGGAGTTCATGCGCGATAAGGTGGAGGATGAGCTCACCCGTGATGCCAATGCCATCCTGGACGATGTGGAGAAGCAGGCTTCAGGCCGTAGCGTGGTGGTGGAAAAAGTAATCCGTTACGGCGACTCGTCTCACGAGATCATCGCCTACGCCCGCGAGAATCAGGACAGCATCAGTTCGATAATGATGGGTTCGGCAGGAAGGCGTGGGATAGCCAGGGCTTTTGTCGGCAGCACCGCTTCGAGGGTAGTCCGCCAGGTCGGAGCCGAAGTGCCCTGCCCGGTGACAGTGGTCCCTGCCTGA
- a CDS encoding response regulator produces the protein MDDSPQNVQLLEAYLTAAGYDVTPAYDGKEALEQLDCNDDPDLIILDVMMPGLNGYQVCEMIKDSQEWHRIPVMMLTALTEIDDKVKGFEAGADEFLSKPVDKLELLLRVKALLRTKHLNEDLESARDVIYTLALAIEANDPYTRGHSERVAQYGIMIAQRMELSEEQIDTIRNAGILHDVGKIGISETILQKPGPLTESELIAVQDHPAIGEKICKPLRSANLLLTVIRHHQERYDGDGYPDHLAGDEIPIEARVISVADAYDAMTSPRPYRPPMSQRQVLGTLRREAGKQWDPHVVEVFLDLIAEERDLTRYAAEGSDE, from the coding sequence GTGGACGACAGTCCACAGAACGTGCAGCTGCTGGAGGCTTACCTCACGGCCGCCGGTTATGATGTTACCCCCGCCTATGACGGCAAGGAAGCCCTGGAGCAGCTTGACTGCAACGATGATCCCGACCTGATAATCCTCGATGTCATGATGCCCGGCCTCAACGGATACCAGGTCTGCGAGATGATCAAGGACAGCCAGGAATGGCATCGCATACCAGTGATGATGCTTACGGCGCTGACCGAGATCGACGACAAGGTGAAAGGTTTCGAGGCCGGCGCCGACGAGTTCCTCTCCAAGCCGGTGGACAAACTGGAGCTTCTGCTGCGCGTGAAGGCGCTCCTAAGGACCAAGCACCTTAACGAAGACCTGGAAAGCGCCCGGGATGTCATCTACACCCTGGCGCTGGCGATCGAAGCCAACGACCCATATACCCGTGGCCACTCGGAAAGAGTCGCGCAGTACGGGATCATGATCGCCCAGCGGATGGAACTCTCGGAGGAGCAGATCGATACGATCCGCAACGCCGGGATCCTTCACGACGTGGGCAAGATCGGCATCAGCGAGACCATCCTGCAAAAACCGGGGCCACTGACTGAATCTGAACTGATCGCGGTCCAGGACCATCCCGCCATCGGCGAGAAGATCTGCAAGCCTCTGCGTTCGGCCAACCTGCTCCTGACGGTCATCCGGCATCACCAGGAGCGATATGATGGTGACGGCTATCCGGACCATCTGGCTGGAGATGAAATCCCGATCGAAGCGCGCGTCATCTCTGTCGCCGATGCCTATGACGCCATGACTTCACCCCGGCCATACAGACCCCCGATGTCGCAACGGCAGGTCCTGGGAACACTCCGGCGCGAGGCCGGCAAGCAGTGGGACCCGCATGTGGTAGAGGTGTTCCTCGATCTGATCGCAGAGGAGCGAGACCTGACCCGCTATGCCGCGGAGGGCTCTGACGAGTAG
- a CDS encoding response regulator — MSKPKILVVEDNAMNLELVSDVLEAHGYEVLQADTGQKALEIAEREQPDLVLMDIQLPEMDGLEVTRLLKKNERTSQIRVIALTAHAMRGDEERAREAGCSGYIAKPINTREFASVIAGYLGEPQGDLGGKV, encoded by the coding sequence ACCAAAAATACTGGTTGTTGAAGATAACGCAATGAACCTGGAGCTGGTGAGTGACGTCCTCGAAGCCCACGGCTACGAGGTGCTTCAGGCCGACACGGGCCAGAAGGCGCTCGAGATCGCCGAGCGGGAACAGCCGGATCTGGTGTTGATGGACATCCAGCTGCCGGAGATGGATGGTCTCGAAGTCACCCGGCTGCTGAAGAAGAACGAGCGGACCAGCCAGATCAGGGTCATTGCCCTGACAGCCCATGCGATGCGGGGAGACGAGGAGAGGGCCCGCGAGGCCGGCTGCAGCGGCTACATCGCCAAGCCGATAAACACGCGTGAGTTCGCATCAGTCATAGCAGGTTACCTGGGTGAGCCCCAGGGTGACCTGGGGGGGAAGGTGTAG